A stretch of DNA from Bacillaceae bacterium S4-13-56:
GAAATTAGCACTGGGTGCCGCTCCATTAGTTCCATGCATCGCATTATACATTTCATTCATTTGTTCCTTGCTGAAATCTGGATGTACTTCCTCCATTATATCCAACATTTGTCCATAATTCACAGGACCATCATAGTTTTGCATGAATTCTACCATTTTATCAAAACCTTCTGGGGATAGATTGTTCATTATACCACTCATTTGGTTAAAATCAATAGCATTATTTGGGTAGTTCATTTCCTCAAAATTAGAACTTGGTGCTGCTCCAGTAGTACCATGCATCGCATTATACATATTTTGAATATATTCTTTTGACCAGTCTGGATGAATTTCTTCCATTCTTTGACTCATCTGCCCAAAGTTCAATGTACCTTTTCCCTTACTAACTGTATTGTCTTCATCAGCTGCTACTGCAATTCCTCCTGCAAAAATGATCCCTAGGGATAATGCACCAACTACGATTTTTCTCATCTTGTTCAGCTCCTCTGTGCGAATTTTAACTCTAGTGAAACCTATTCTTCACCTATACCCGTTATGGTAAAATAAAAATGTGCAAAATTGGTGAGTTTTTAGTGACGAATTATTTGGATGATGTTAATATTTTTATTTTTCTACTATATTCTTCCTCATCAATTTCCCCTGAAGCATACCTTTTCTTTAGAATTTCAATAGCTTGATCTGAAGATTTTCCCTGGCCTCTATTTCCCTTCACTAATTTGTATATAAAGAAAATGATCCCAGCTATCAAAAGCAGATTTACTAGGTTAGATCCTATAATCCACCACCAGTTTGGTCCACTTCCATAGTTATACCCATAATCAAACATATGACCCATCATTCCATAACCCATGTCCATTTATTCTCCTTTTTAGAAAATTTGGCATTTGCCAAGCCTTTGTGACCAATGCCTTAGTTGCACTTATGCAGATAGGAAAGCTTTATACTTTCCTATCTTCCAAAATAGATTTTTTTCTTTGATATTCCTCATCACTAACTTCCCCATTTACATATCTTTTTCTTAAAATTTCGAGTGCATCTTCTGTGTTCTTATCATTGTTTAGGCCAAATCGACCATGAGTAGAATTATTATAGTTCAGGAAAAGATATACCAACAACCCAACAATTAGTAAACTAAATATGCCGCCACCCATCATATTTACCCCTTCTTTCTTCTTAATTTGATTCCATTAAACATCTCTTCTCTACTCCACCTTAAGGAACACATAATACTTATCCCTTCACTCGATACTATAAGGGGTATTTGTCGAGAAATTGATTAGATTGTGTGAACTTTTTATGAACATCAAAATTTTATTGAATCTTATTTTTCTTTATTAAAAAAAGACTACACAATTGGTAGTCTTGTAATGTAAGATTATTCCCATTTTTTTTAAATGAAATAGGTTCTTTAGCTGCCTCCTTTATCTATCTGAACGTACATACCATTGTTCATGTGGTTACGTGGCAGATCGTGACTACAATTCAGCTATCAACATCAAAAATGAAGGATTAAGATTATTAGCGTCATCATAGAAACAATAACTCTTGGAACAAGAGGGTTAGCTCGGTCAGTTTTCGTTGGCTAGTAAAAGCAACGATAAGTCGAGAAGCCCCCACTTCAAGCGACCCGTAAGGTGGTAAGTGGTGGGAGTAGTTCACAATATTGTGTACTTGAATAGATTGTTACTTCATTTGGTAATGATTTTTGAATACTGGCAATTAATTTGTTCATATCTTCAAGAAATACTATTTGTCGTCCGGTTAATGGTTTATTATATGTAGAATTATCATCATACTGGTGAGAGGCTGTTGTGATAGCTAGTTTAATTGAGTCCCAATCTTCGGAGTTAGATGAGTCGAGGTACACCAATGGATCCATAAATCTTTCAAGAGTTAATACTTCTCTAGACTTGGGACTGTTCCTCCGCTCTCATTACAAGAGGTTCATAAGTCATACCCCTACCTTCACAAGGATAAATGCATTTCAGCTTTTACTTGTTTCGGATGACAGTCCTTATTTCAACGTTCCCTGTTTCCCAAGTCCCTTACAACGTTTTAAAGAGGAATTTGTTTCACTTACACTC
This window harbors:
- a CDS encoding SHOCT domain-containing protein — protein: MGYGMMGHMFDYGYNYGSGPNWWWIIGSNLVNLLLIAGIIFFIYKLVKGNRGQGKSSDQAIEILKKRYASGEIDEEEYSRKIKILTSSK
- a CDS encoding SHOCT domain-containing protein translates to MMGGGIFSLLIVGLLVYLFLNYNNSTHGRFGLNNDKNTEDALEILRKRYVNGEVSDEEYQRKKSILEDRKV